Proteins encoded by one window of Pseudonocardia sp. HH130629-09:
- a CDS encoding VOC family protein, whose translation MTCTFNHMIVAARDRVASAAFYRHVLEAAQVPSWGPFTNIALDGGVLVQFADLPTDVYPQIQPQHYAFLVDDALFDRAYARLVEAGAEHWADPQRTRPGEINHGHGGRGVYFLDPAGHFLEMITQPYV comes from the coding sequence ATGACCTGCACGTTCAACCACATGATCGTCGCCGCCCGGGACCGGGTGGCCTCCGCGGCGTTCTACCGGCACGTCCTGGAGGCGGCGCAGGTACCATCCTGGGGGCCGTTCACCAACATCGCCCTCGACGGCGGCGTCCTCGTCCAGTTCGCCGACCTGCCCACCGACGTCTACCCGCAGATCCAGCCCCAGCACTACGCGTTCCTCGTCGACGACGCGCTGTTCGACCGCGCGTACGCCCGGCTCGTCGAGGCGGGCGCCGAGCACTGGGCCGACCCGCAGCGCACCCGCCCCGGCGAGATCAACCACGGGCACGGCGGGCGCGGGGTGTACTTCCTCGACCCGGCCGGTCACTTCCTCGAGATGATCACCCAACCGTATGTGTGA
- a CDS encoding ABC transporter substrate-binding protein, whose protein sequence is MRRRLGAALVLVAALVLTACSPAARFDDDADGVTTVTLRLWDTQVAAAYRRSFDTFSAANPDIRVELVQVPFKDYFTSLPLDVASGTATDIYWVNSSNFGALADAGRLIDVGSALADQRAGWVPAAADQYTRGGTLWGVPVVADGRIALFYNKDLVRAAGVDPTTLRWDPADPARDTLLPAARRLTADAAGRTADQPGFDPRTVRRYGFNAARDLQAIYVNFLASAGGRLQAPDETFDLATPAGEQAFGYLVNMINTEQVAPSAADTNQNPDFSRDQFLRGRIALFQSGTYNLANIAEGATFDWGIAPMVEGPRDRVSVVSSIVAAGNADSPRRPEILRVLRWLGSPQGAAPVGDSGAGLPAVTAAQRGWFDYWARRGVDTREFVADGPTTPAPSGPKVGAATTAMEPTRDDLFAGRLPVAAGLRQAQDIGIAALR, encoded by the coding sequence GTGAGGCGCCGCCTGGGCGCCGCGCTGGTGCTGGTCGCGGCGCTGGTGCTGACGGCCTGCTCCCCCGCGGCGCGGTTCGACGACGATGCCGACGGCGTCACCACGGTGACGCTGCGGTTGTGGGACACCCAGGTCGCGGCGGCCTACCGGCGCTCGTTCGACACGTTCTCCGCGGCCAACCCCGACATCCGGGTCGAGCTGGTGCAGGTCCCGTTCAAGGACTACTTCACCTCGCTGCCCCTCGACGTGGCATCTGGTACCGCGACCGACATCTACTGGGTCAACTCGTCCAACTTCGGGGCGCTCGCCGACGCCGGGAGGCTGATCGACGTCGGGTCGGCGCTGGCCGACCAACGCGCCGGCTGGGTGCCGGCCGCCGCGGACCAGTACACCCGCGGCGGCACCCTGTGGGGTGTCCCGGTGGTGGCCGACGGCCGGATCGCGCTGTTCTACAACAAGGATCTGGTCCGCGCGGCCGGGGTCGACCCGACGACGCTGCGGTGGGATCCGGCCGACCCGGCACGCGACACCCTGCTCCCGGCCGCGCGGAGGCTGACCGCCGACGCCGCCGGACGGACCGCGGACCAGCCCGGGTTCGACCCGCGCACGGTGCGCCGGTACGGCTTCAACGCGGCCCGGGACCTGCAGGCGATCTACGTGAACTTCCTCGCCTCCGCGGGCGGCCGGTTGCAGGCCCCCGACGAGACCTTCGACCTCGCCACGCCCGCGGGTGAGCAGGCATTCGGCTACCTGGTGAACATGATCAACACCGAGCAGGTGGCGCCGTCCGCGGCCGACACGAACCAGAACCCGGACTTCAGCCGCGACCAGTTCCTGCGGGGCCGGATCGCACTGTTCCAGAGCGGCACCTACAACCTCGCCAACATCGCCGAGGGCGCGACCTTCGACTGGGGGATCGCGCCGATGGTCGAGGGCCCGCGCGACCGGGTCAGCGTGGTGTCGAGCATCGTGGCCGCCGGCAACGCCGACAGCCCGCGGCGGCCGGAGATCCTGCGGGTGCTGCGCTGGCTGGGATCGCCGCAGGGTGCCGCCCCGGTCGGCGACAGCGGCGCAGGGCTGCCCGCGGTGACCGCGGCACAGCGGGGCTGGTTCGACTACTGGGCGCGCCGCGGCGTCGACACCCGGGAGTTCGTCGCGGACGGCCCGACGACCCCGGCACCGTCGGGCCCGAAGGTGGGCGCGGCGACGACGGCGATGGAGCCCACGCGCGACGACCTGTTCGCCGGGCGGCTGCCCGTCGCCGCGGGGCTGCGGCAGGCGCAGGACATCGGCATCGCCGCGCTGCGCTGA
- a CDS encoding carbohydrate ABC transporter permease, giving the protein MRRGRGVDAAVLVALLVGAVVTLAPFVLSVMTALKTTRQFAATPVLSPPAPPTVENIVNLFGRDYDFVTPIAVTAQVVVVVLVGQLLFSVLAAYAFARLEFPGRDALFWVYLGTLMVPQAVTVIPLYLMMTEVGLRNTFWALVLPYVLGSPFAIFLLREHFRTIPQDLIDAARLDGAGTVGILRHVVVPVSRPILTTLAVITVVTHWNNFLWPLVITSGRTWQVMTVATAGLQTQYNGNWPIVMAATTVAIVPLIALFLVFQRSVVRSITITGFR; this is encoded by the coding sequence GTGAGGCGCGGCAGGGGCGTCGACGCGGCCGTGCTGGTCGCGCTGCTGGTGGGCGCGGTGGTGACGCTGGCGCCGTTCGTGCTGAGCGTGATGACCGCGCTGAAGACGACCCGGCAGTTCGCGGCAACGCCGGTGCTGTCGCCGCCGGCCCCGCCGACGGTGGAGAACATCGTGAACCTGTTCGGCCGCGACTACGACTTCGTGACCCCGATCGCGGTGACCGCGCAGGTGGTGGTCGTCGTCCTGGTGGGGCAGCTGCTGTTCTCGGTGCTCGCGGCGTACGCGTTCGCCCGCCTGGAGTTCCCGGGCCGCGACGCGCTGTTCTGGGTGTACCTGGGGACGCTGATGGTGCCGCAGGCGGTGACGGTGATCCCGCTGTACCTGATGATGACCGAGGTGGGGCTGCGGAACACCTTCTGGGCGCTGGTGCTGCCCTACGTCCTCGGGTCGCCGTTCGCGATCTTCCTGCTGCGCGAGCACTTCCGGACCATCCCGCAGGACCTGATCGACGCCGCCCGGCTCGACGGCGCCGGGACGGTCGGGATCCTGCGGCACGTCGTCGTGCCGGTGAGCCGGCCGATCCTCACGACGCTGGCGGTGATCACCGTGGTGACGCACTGGAACAACTTCCTGTGGCCGCTGGTCATCACCTCCGGCCGGACCTGGCAGGTGATGACGGTGGCGACCGCCGGGCTGCAGACCCAGTACAACGGGAACTGGCCGATCGTGATGGCGGCGACCACGGTCGCGATCGTCCCGCTGATCGCGCTGTTCCTGGTGTTCCAGCGCAGCGTCGTCCGCTCGATCACGATCACGGGGTTCCGGTGA
- a CDS encoding carbohydrate ABC transporter permease yields the protein MSRSRRDTRTAYLLLAPSLLGVVLFLLVPVLIVVGLALFRWDLVGPRTFVGLDNVVAVATDGRFTRSLLVTAFFVLIVIPVQTALGLAAALLLDRGLPGTTVFRAIFVLPWICAPLALGVVWRWILSPTDGALNALLGIRVEWLADPALALPSVAAVTAWTQVGYVALFFLAGLRAIPDTIVEAARLDGASAWQLLWRIRLPLLRPTLFFVLVTGVISSFQVFDSVYALTPNGGPQGVTDVVAGRIYYEAFENRAVGQAAVMAVVLFVILVVVTVAQQRWFSRRTTYELDT from the coding sequence GTGAGCCGGTCCCGGCGGGACACCCGCACCGCGTACCTGCTGCTGGCGCCCAGCCTGCTGGGTGTGGTGCTTTTCCTGCTGGTCCCGGTGCTGATCGTGGTGGGGCTGGCGCTGTTCCGGTGGGACCTGGTCGGGCCGCGGACGTTCGTCGGGCTGGACAACGTCGTCGCCGTCGCCACCGACGGCCGGTTCACCCGGTCCCTGCTGGTGACGGCGTTCTTCGTGCTCATCGTCATCCCGGTGCAGACCGCCCTCGGTCTGGCGGCGGCGCTGCTGCTGGACCGCGGGCTGCCGGGGACGACGGTGTTCCGGGCGATCTTCGTGCTGCCGTGGATCTGCGCGCCGCTGGCGCTGGGCGTGGTGTGGCGGTGGATCCTGTCCCCCACCGACGGTGCGCTCAACGCGCTGCTGGGGATCCGCGTCGAGTGGCTGGCCGACCCTGCGCTGGCGCTGCCGTCGGTCGCGGCGGTGACCGCCTGGACCCAGGTCGGCTACGTCGCCCTGTTCTTCCTGGCCGGGCTGCGCGCCATCCCGGACACGATCGTCGAGGCGGCCCGGCTCGACGGGGCCTCGGCGTGGCAGCTGCTGTGGCGGATCCGGCTGCCGCTGCTGCGTCCGACGCTGTTCTTCGTGCTGGTCACCGGCGTGATCTCCAGCTTCCAGGTGTTCGACTCGGTGTACGCGCTCACGCCGAACGGCGGACCGCAGGGTGTCACCGACGTCGTCGCGGGACGGATCTACTACGAGGCGTTCGAGAACCGCGCGGTCGGGCAGGCCGCGGTGATGGCGGTGGTGTTGTTCGTGATCCTGGTGGTGGTGACCGTGGCCCAGCAGCGGTGGTTCAGCCGTCGCACGACCTACGAGCTGGACACGTGA
- a CDS encoding glutamate decarboxylase, translated as MPGAHSPSEDRGDDRGISVNPVYAAEPVDIPRFRMPDSGLHPEIAYQVVHDELMLDGNARLNLATFVTTWAEPQAERLMAESFDKNMIDKDEYPRTADLEQRCVRMLADLWHAPDPGRAVGCSTTGSSEACMLGGLALKRRWQHRRRAAGLPTDRPNIVMGVNVQICWDKFANYWDVEPRLVPMEGDRLHLGADEAVALCDDSTIGVVAILGSTFDGSYEPVAEICAALDDLQSRTGLDVPVHVDGASGAMIAPFCDPALEWDFRLPRVASINTSGHKYGLVHPGVGWAVWRDTDALPEDLVFRVNYLGGDMPTFALNFSRPGGQVIAQYYNFLRLGREGYARVQDTCREIATGLAARMADTGAFRLLTDGSQLPVFAFTVADGEPFSVFDVSAGLRETGWLVPAYTFPQNREDLAALRIVVRNGFSHDLAALLLDDLARLLERLRRQAGPVRGSEAAGFAHGT; from the coding sequence ATGCCCGGCGCGCACTCCCCCTCGGAGGACCGCGGGGACGACCGCGGGATCTCGGTCAACCCCGTCTACGCGGCCGAGCCGGTGGACATCCCCCGGTTCCGGATGCCCGACTCGGGCCTGCACCCCGAGATCGCCTACCAGGTCGTGCACGACGAGCTGATGCTCGACGGCAACGCCCGGCTGAACCTGGCCACGTTCGTCACGACGTGGGCGGAGCCCCAGGCCGAGCGGCTGATGGCCGAGTCCTTCGACAAGAACATGATCGACAAGGACGAGTACCCGCGGACCGCGGACCTGGAGCAGCGGTGCGTGCGGATGCTCGCGGACCTGTGGCACGCCCCCGACCCGGGGCGGGCCGTCGGCTGCTCGACGACGGGCTCGTCGGAGGCGTGCATGCTCGGCGGGCTGGCGCTCAAGCGGCGCTGGCAGCACCGGCGCAGGGCCGCCGGCCTCCCGACGGACCGGCCGAACATCGTGATGGGCGTGAACGTCCAGATCTGCTGGGACAAGTTCGCGAACTACTGGGACGTGGAGCCGCGGCTGGTCCCGATGGAGGGCGACCGACTGCACCTGGGCGCCGACGAGGCCGTCGCGCTGTGCGACGACAGCACCATCGGCGTCGTCGCGATCCTGGGGTCCACCTTCGACGGCAGCTACGAGCCCGTCGCCGAGATCTGCGCCGCGCTCGACGACCTGCAGTCCCGCACCGGGCTGGACGTCCCGGTGCACGTCGACGGCGCGTCGGGGGCGATGATCGCGCCGTTCTGCGACCCGGCCCTGGAGTGGGACTTCCGGCTGCCCCGGGTGGCGTCGATCAACACCTCCGGCCACAAGTACGGCCTGGTGCATCCGGGCGTCGGATGGGCGGTGTGGCGCGACACCGACGCGCTGCCCGAGGACCTGGTGTTCCGGGTGAACTACCTGGGCGGGGACATGCCGACCTTCGCGCTGAACTTCTCCCGCCCCGGCGGGCAGGTCATCGCCCAGTACTACAACTTCCTGCGGCTCGGCCGCGAGGGCTACGCGCGGGTGCAGGACACCTGCCGGGAGATCGCCACCGGGCTGGCCGCGCGGATGGCCGACACGGGCGCGTTCCGGCTGCTCACCGACGGCTCGCAGCTGCCCGTGTTCGCGTTCACCGTCGCCGACGGCGAACCGTTCTCGGTGTTCGACGTGTCGGCGGGTCTGCGCGAGACGGGATGGCTGGTCCCGGCGTACACGTTCCCGCAGAACCGGGAGGACCTGGCGGCGCTGCGGATCGTGGTGCGCAACGGGTTCAGCCACGACCTGGCCGCGCTGCTGCTCGACGACCTGGCGCGGCTGCTGGAGCGGCTGCGCCGGCAGGCCGGTCCCGTCCGCGGGAGCGAGGCCGCGGGCTTCGCCCACGGGACGTGA
- a CDS encoding acyl-CoA synthetase, giving the protein MFLTSLTEPRDLARAVTVGDDVLSRSELVDRAGRVAAGIPDDGPVAVHATASIDTVVAITGAIMAGVPVVPVPPDSGPAERGHILTDSGATAWAGPRPDGVDLPVVVPGARPLTPRPVDRAATAMLLYTSGTTGRPKGAQLSGAAIAAGLDALFEVWDWTPEDTVAHGLPLFHVHGLILGVLGSLRLGSRVVHTVKPQPARYAAVDASMYFGVPTVWNRIVDEPEAARALGRARLLVSGSAPLPASLFDRLAGLTGQAPVERYGMTETMITLSAHASGERRAGWVGLPVPGAQTRLLPASDDAPATVPDDGETVGRLEVRGPMLFDGYLNRPDANDECWAGEGWFRTGDLAVRDPGGFHRIVGRESTDLIKSGGYRIGSGEIEAVLLDHPGVAEVAVVGAPDPDLGQKIVAYVVGDSRDGQALIDHVAGQLSWHKRPREVVFVDALPRNAMGKVQKKLLGA; this is encoded by the coding sequence GTGTTCCTCACCTCCCTGACCGAGCCGCGGGACCTGGCGCGGGCCGTCACCGTCGGCGACGACGTGCTCTCCCGCTCCGAGCTCGTCGACCGGGCCGGACGCGTCGCCGCCGGGATCCCCGACGACGGCCCGGTCGCGGTGCACGCCACCGCCTCGATCGACACCGTCGTCGCGATCACCGGCGCGATCATGGCCGGGGTGCCGGTCGTGCCGGTCCCCCCGGACTCGGGGCCGGCCGAGCGTGGGCACATCCTGACCGACTCCGGCGCCACCGCCTGGGCGGGACCGCGACCCGACGGCGTCGACCTGCCGGTCGTCGTCCCCGGCGCACGACCGCTCACCCCGCGCCCGGTCGACCGGGCCGCCACCGCGATGCTGCTCTACACCTCCGGCACCACCGGCCGCCCCAAGGGCGCGCAGCTGTCCGGGGCCGCGATCGCCGCCGGGCTGGACGCCCTGTTCGAGGTGTGGGACTGGACCCCCGAGGACACCGTCGCCCACGGTCTGCCCCTGTTCCACGTGCACGGCCTCATCCTGGGGGTGCTCGGTTCACTGCGCCTCGGGTCGCGGGTGGTGCACACGGTGAAGCCGCAGCCCGCCCGCTACGCCGCGGTCGACGCCTCGATGTACTTCGGCGTCCCCACGGTCTGGAACCGGATCGTCGACGAGCCCGAGGCCGCCCGCGCCCTGGGCCGGGCCCGGCTCCTCGTCTCCGGCAGCGCCCCGCTGCCCGCCTCGCTGTTCGACCGGCTCGCCGGCCTGACCGGGCAGGCGCCGGTGGAGCGCTACGGCATGACCGAGACCATGATCACCCTGTCCGCGCACGCCTCCGGGGAGCGTCGCGCCGGATGGGTCGGCCTCCCCGTCCCGGGTGCCCAGACCCGGCTGCTGCCCGCCTCCGACGACGCCCCCGCCACCGTCCCCGACGACGGCGAGACCGTCGGCCGGCTCGAGGTCCGCGGCCCCATGCTGTTCGACGGCTACCTGAACCGGCCCGACGCGAACGACGAGTGCTGGGCGGGCGAGGGCTGGTTCCGCACCGGGGACCTCGCCGTCCGCGACCCGGGCGGGTTCCACCGCATCGTCGGCCGCGAGTCCACCGACCTGATCAAGTCGGGCGGCTACCGGATCGGCTCCGGCGAGATCGAGGCCGTGCTGCTCGACCACCCGGGCGTCGCCGAGGTGGCCGTGGTCGGCGCCCCCGACCCCGACCTCGGCCAGAAGATCGTCGCCTACGTCGTCGGCGACTCGCGTGACGGGCAGGCGCTGATCGACCACGTCGCCGGGCAGCTGTCCTGGCACAAGCGTCCCCGCGAGGTCGTGTTCGTCGACGCCCTGCCGCGCAACGCGATGGGCAAGGTCCAGAAGAAGCTGCTCGGCGCCTGA
- a CDS encoding SLC13 family permease, which yields MAVQTVQVVTLVVFAAVFVIAEVRRSHIGVVMFAAAAGMGVLVAGLPLDDVVAGFPVDILVLLVGVTFFFGIAKANGTIGRLVDRALIGVGDRTGALPLTFFVLTGVVSAMGSPLGGLVMAPIGMSVAHRRGIDPMLMALAIGTGLSAGGFAPTSLFGIVTWGTASAAGIALDPLTLFAVAIVANLVLLAASYLMFSARSRVPVAAGGGRPQEPGETEPPAREPFTATHRITVVAMLGLVAAIVVLALLDAEPDVGVLAFVFGAVLTLIDPDSGRGALKEIDWSTVLLVGGIITYVGVLQEIGSVDLLGDLAASLTVPLLAALVICAVCGLVSAFASTTGILAALVPLAIPLVQQGGLPGWALICALGVCSSIVDVSPFSTVGATLVATTVDEQERPRMTALLTRWGLSMVVIGPLALVGALVLPAMAA from the coding sequence ATGGCGGTGCAGACGGTGCAGGTCGTCACGCTGGTGGTGTTCGCGGCGGTCTTCGTGATCGCCGAGGTCCGCCGGTCCCACATCGGGGTCGTCATGTTCGCGGCCGCCGCAGGCATGGGCGTGCTCGTCGCGGGCCTGCCGCTCGACGACGTCGTCGCGGGCTTCCCCGTCGACATCCTCGTCCTGCTGGTCGGGGTGACGTTCTTCTTCGGGATCGCGAAGGCCAACGGCACCATCGGCCGGCTCGTCGACCGGGCCCTGATCGGGGTCGGTGACCGGACCGGGGCGCTGCCGCTGACGTTCTTCGTGCTCACCGGCGTGGTGTCGGCGATGGGCTCGCCACTGGGCGGTCTGGTCATGGCACCGATCGGGATGAGCGTGGCCCACCGGCGCGGGATCGACCCGATGCTGATGGCGCTGGCCATCGGGACCGGGCTGTCGGCGGGCGGGTTCGCACCGACGTCGCTGTTCGGGATCGTCACCTGGGGCACGGCGTCGGCGGCGGGCATCGCGCTCGACCCGCTGACCCTGTTCGCGGTCGCGATCGTCGCGAACCTGGTGCTGCTGGCCGCGTCCTACCTGATGTTCTCCGCCCGCAGCCGGGTCCCGGTCGCCGCCGGCGGCGGCCGGCCCCAGGAGCCCGGAGAAACCGAGCCGCCGGCGCGCGAGCCGTTCACCGCGACGCACCGGATCACCGTCGTCGCGATGCTCGGCCTGGTCGCGGCGATCGTCGTGCTGGCGCTGCTCGACGCCGAGCCCGACGTCGGAGTGCTCGCCTTCGTCTTCGGCGCGGTGCTGACCCTGATCGACCCGGACAGCGGCCGCGGTGCCCTGAAGGAGATCGACTGGTCCACCGTGCTGCTGGTCGGCGGCATCATCACCTACGTGGGCGTGCTCCAGGAGATCGGCTCGGTCGACCTGCTGGGCGACCTCGCCGCGAGCCTCACCGTCCCGCTGCTCGCCGCGCTGGTGATCTGCGCGGTGTGCGGGCTGGTGTCGGCGTTCGCCTCGACCACGGGCATCCTCGCCGCGCTGGTGCCGCTGGCGATCCCGCTCGTGCAGCAGGGCGGGCTCCCCGGCTGGGCGCTGATCTGCGCGCTCGGGGTCTGCTCGTCCATCGTGGACGTGTCGCCCTTCTCGACGGTGGGTGCGACGCTGGTCGCCACCACCGTCGACGAGCAGGAACGCCCCCGCATGACCGCGCTGCTGACCCGCTGGGGCCTGTCCATGGTCGTGATCGGCCCGCTGGCCTTGGTCGGCGCCCTCGTACTGCCGGCCATGGCCGCGTGA
- a CDS encoding IclR family transcriptional regulator gives MAPTTSVVSAVRVLEAVGERQPVGLSDLARTVALPKSTVQRILHTLAEVGWCVSDDTARWRLTYRAFAVGNQARDAGGLRAVALPVLHELQLTTGETVHLAAPDGRELVLLERLDTAHRLRAFLPLGHRIPLHASATGQAYLAACSPAEVEAYIAGPLEASTRHTVVDPDRLRTRIAEVRERGWSVNPEGLSDGIAAVGAPLLGPDGRPVGALSVSGPTVRMAEDVFDDHGRAAADAARRISRDLGARP, from the coding sequence ATGGCTCCGACCACCAGCGTCGTCTCCGCGGTCCGCGTCCTGGAGGCGGTGGGGGAGCGTCAGCCCGTCGGGCTGTCCGACCTCGCCCGCACCGTCGCGCTGCCGAAGTCCACCGTGCAGCGGATCCTGCACACCCTCGCCGAGGTCGGCTGGTGCGTCAGCGACGACACCGCCCGCTGGCGGCTCACCTACCGCGCGTTCGCGGTCGGCAACCAGGCCCGCGACGCCGGTGGCCTGCGCGCGGTGGCGCTCCCGGTCCTGCACGAGCTGCAGCTCACGACGGGGGAGACCGTGCACCTGGCGGCCCCGGACGGTCGCGAGCTGGTCCTGCTCGAACGGCTGGACACCGCGCACCGGCTGCGCGCGTTCCTGCCGCTGGGTCACCGCATCCCGCTGCACGCCTCGGCCACCGGGCAGGCCTACCTCGCCGCGTGCAGTCCGGCGGAGGTCGAGGCCTACATCGCCGGTCCGCTGGAGGCGTCCACCCGGCACACCGTCGTCGACCCCGACCGGCTGCGGACCCGGATCGCGGAGGTCCGCGAGCGCGGATGGTCGGTCAACCCCGAGGGCCTCTCCGACGGAATCGCCGCGGTCGGCGCCCCCCTCCTCGGTCCCGACGGGCGACCGGTCGGGGCGCTGTCGGTGTCCGGTCCGACGGTGCGGATGGCCGAGGACGTCTTCGACGACCACGGCCGCGCCGCCGCGGACGCCGCCCGGCGCATCTCCCGCGACCTGGGGGCCCGTCCGTAG